Proteins from a single region of Bacillus carboniphilus:
- the plsX gene encoding phosphate acyltransferase PlsX gives MRIAIDAMGGDHAPHEIIKGVNKALSAFPDITFMVVGDQEKIQPLIQTSDRVEVIHTTEVITSDDEPVRAVRRKKDASMVVAANLVKEGKADACISAGNTGALMAAGLFVVGRIKGIERPALAPTFPTVDGKGFLMLDVGANADAKPEHIYQYALMGSIYAKEVRQIENPRVGLLNIGTEEQKGNELTKAAFDLLKDAPINFVGNVESRDLLEGVADVVVTDGFTGNMTLKTIEGTALSIFKMLKTSLMSSTKTKIGALLLKNEFMSLKGKMDYSEYGGAGLFGLNAPVIKAHGSSDETAVFHAIRQTREMVTKDIPSIIKKEIDQLGNE, from the coding sequence ATGAGAATAGCCATTGATGCTATGGGAGGAGATCATGCACCTCATGAGATTATAAAAGGTGTAAACAAAGCGTTATCTGCCTTTCCAGACATCACATTTATGGTTGTAGGAGACCAAGAAAAAATACAGCCATTGATTCAAACCTCCGATCGTGTCGAGGTTATACATACAACTGAAGTAATTACATCAGATGATGAACCAGTTCGAGCCGTGAGACGTAAAAAAGATGCGTCTATGGTTGTAGCAGCTAACTTAGTAAAAGAAGGAAAAGCAGATGCTTGTATCTCTGCAGGAAATACAGGGGCTTTAATGGCTGCAGGACTATTTGTTGTCGGTAGAATTAAAGGAATAGAAAGACCTGCTCTGGCACCAACCTTCCCAACAGTAGATGGAAAGGGCTTTTTAATGCTCGATGTAGGTGCTAATGCAGATGCAAAACCAGAGCATATCTACCAGTATGCATTAATGGGAAGCATCTACGCAAAAGAAGTTCGCCAGATTGAAAACCCTAGGGTTGGGTTGTTGAATATCGGGACTGAAGAACAAAAAGGAAATGAACTAACGAAAGCAGCTTTTGACTTATTAAAAGATGCACCGATTAACTTTGTTGGGAATGTGGAGTCAAGAGATCTTCTTGAGGGTGTAGCAGATGTTGTTGTTACGGATGGTTTTACAGGAAACATGACCCTAAAAACCATTGAAGGTACAGCTCTTTCAATCTTTAAGATGTTGAAAACATCTTTAATGAGTTCAACCAAGACAAAGATTGGAGCCCTTCTATTAAAGAATGAGTTTATGAGTCTAAAAGGGAAAATGGATTACTCTGAATATGGAGGAGCAGGCTTGTTTGGTCTAAATGCTCCCGTAATTAAAGCGCATGGGTCTTCTGATGAAACTGCCGTTTTCCATGCCATTCGTCAAACACGTGAAATGGTGACAAAAGATATTCCTTCTATTATTAAGAAGGAAATTGATCAATTGGGTAATGAATAA
- the fapR gene encoding transcription factor FapR has translation MKKNKKERQMLLSQTIKENPFITDEELADKFQVSVQTIRLDRMELSIPELRERIRNVAEKRHDQEVRSLPIDEVIGEIIDIQLDESAISIFDVQEEHVFKRNKIARGHHLFAQANSLAVAVINDELALTANATIHFTRQVKQNERVIAKAKVTTKETIKGRTTVEVQSYVGQELVFKGEFDMFRSKNEGKEEHDENSH, from the coding sequence ATGAAAAAAAATAAAAAAGAAAGACAGATGCTGCTTTCACAAACAATAAAAGAAAACCCTTTTATTACAGATGAAGAATTAGCCGATAAATTTCAAGTAAGTGTTCAAACGATTAGATTAGACCGGATGGAATTATCTATTCCCGAACTTAGGGAAAGAATAAGAAATGTTGCCGAAAAGCGTCATGACCAAGAAGTACGGTCATTGCCGATAGATGAGGTAATTGGTGAAATTATTGATATTCAGTTAGATGAAAGCGCGATTAGTATTTTTGATGTTCAAGAGGAACACGTTTTTAAAAGAAATAAAATTGCTCGCGGACACCATTTATTTGCGCAGGCAAACTCCTTAGCAGTTGCTGTCATCAATGATGAGCTAGCGCTAACAGCCAATGCTACCATTCACTTTACTCGTCAAGTTAAACAAAATGAACGAGTCATTGCAAAAGCGAAAGTGACCACTAAAGAGACGATAAAAGGTAGAACCACTGTAGAGGTCCAAAGCTATGTTGGACAAGAACTTGTGTTTAAAGGTGAGTTTGATATGTTTCGTTCAAAAAATGAAGGGAAGGAAGAACACGATGAGAATAGCCATTGA
- a CDS encoding thiamine diphosphokinase gives MIIAMMAGGPVDSIPSKEVLNDLPTDTVWIGIDRGTLTLFDYGIIPEYAVGDFDSVQEEEMQLIDQNVRFLKTAQAEKDETDMELAINLALEQKPSKLFIFGATGKRQDHQLANTYLLVKVRKEQPDCDVEIIDRWNRISVYGPGEFTVQRSEIPYISYIPLTPEVTGLTLTGFKYPLKDRHIFLGSTLCISNELIKPAGTFSFISGILMMIRSMD, from the coding sequence ATGATTATCGCAATGATGGCTGGTGGGCCGGTTGACTCGATACCCAGTAAAGAAGTATTAAACGATTTGCCAACGGATACGGTATGGATTGGAATTGATCGTGGCACATTAACTTTATTTGATTACGGCATTATCCCAGAATATGCAGTAGGCGATTTTGACTCCGTTCAAGAAGAAGAAATGCAGCTCATCGACCAAAATGTACGTTTTTTAAAAACAGCTCAAGCGGAAAAAGATGAGACGGATATGGAACTAGCAATAAATCTTGCGCTAGAACAAAAGCCTTCCAAACTTTTTATTTTTGGAGCAACAGGTAAAAGACAGGACCACCAGTTAGCGAATACGTACTTACTTGTAAAGGTTCGTAAAGAACAACCAGATTGTGATGTTGAAATCATTGACCGTTGGAATCGTATTTCCGTGTACGGGCCAGGGGAATTTACCGTGCAACGGTCTGAAATTCCATATATCTCTTACATACCTCTTACACCTGAAGTGACTGGATTAACCTTAACAGGTTTTAAATATCCACTAAAAGATAGGCATATTTTTTTAGGTTCAACATTATGTATTAGTAATGAACTCATTAAACCTGCTGGTACTTTTTCTTTTATAAGCGGCATATTAATGATGATAAGAAGTATGGATTAA
- a CDS encoding DAK2 domain-containing protein: protein MTIKVLDGIKFAEMVRQGANNLTTNAKTVDALNVFPVPDGDTGTNMNLSMTSGAKEVKNNAQKHIGKLGQALSKGLLMGARGNSGVILSQLFRGFSKAIEQKETINAGEFSRALEAGVETAYKAVMKPVEGTILTVAKDSARKAVEVAKTEEDIVKVMEEVVKEAKASLARTPDLLPVLKEVGVVDSGGQGLVYVYEGFLAELKGEQLSAVPEEPSMDDLVDIEHHKSVQSHMATEDIEFGYCTEFMVKFEDDKLAQNPFSEEQFSQDLSKHGDSLLVIADENLVKVHIHAEHPGDVLSYGQRYGSLINMKIENMREQHTSIVGQEAAPKKAKPEPKKEKEEFGIVTVAMGSGIAELFRSIGASEVIEGGQTMNPSTEDIVKAIEKVHAKKVLVLPNNKNIILAAEQAAEIVDIPVAVVPTKTVPQGLSALLAFNPMGSLEDNKESMVEATEHVKTGQVTYAVRDTVIDGLELETGDFMGIEDGKIKVKSKEKHDAAIQLLNEMLDDDSEILTILQGEEASQEELDQVIQYVEQNFEDVEIEVHNGNQPLYPFIFSVE from the coding sequence GTGACAATCAAAGTATTAGACGGCATTAAATTTGCCGAAATGGTACGACAGGGAGCTAACAACCTAACTACTAACGCAAAAACAGTAGATGCTTTAAATGTGTTCCCTGTCCCGGATGGGGATACAGGTACAAACATGAACCTATCCATGACTTCTGGTGCGAAGGAAGTCAAAAACAATGCACAAAAGCATATTGGAAAGCTGGGTCAAGCCTTATCAAAAGGTTTACTAATGGGAGCAAGAGGAAACTCGGGCGTTATTCTTTCTCAATTATTTAGAGGTTTCTCTAAAGCAATTGAGCAAAAAGAAACAATAAACGCTGGGGAGTTTTCGCGCGCCCTTGAAGCTGGTGTTGAAACCGCCTACAAAGCTGTTATGAAACCAGTTGAAGGTACGATTTTAACTGTGGCTAAAGATTCAGCTAGAAAAGCTGTTGAAGTGGCTAAGACAGAAGAAGACATCGTTAAAGTGATGGAAGAAGTCGTGAAGGAAGCTAAAGCATCGCTTGCTCGTACACCAGATTTACTTCCTGTTCTTAAAGAAGTAGGAGTAGTTGATAGTGGTGGCCAAGGACTTGTTTATGTATATGAGGGCTTTTTGGCTGAACTTAAAGGAGAACAGCTTTCTGCTGTTCCAGAAGAGCCATCTATGGATGACTTAGTAGATATTGAGCACCACAAGAGTGTGCAAAGCCACATGGCAACAGAAGATATTGAGTTTGGTTATTGTACTGAATTTATGGTTAAATTCGAGGACGATAAGCTAGCACAAAATCCTTTCAGTGAAGAACAATTCAGTCAGGATTTATCTAAACACGGAGATTCACTATTAGTCATTGCCGATGAAAACCTTGTGAAAGTTCATATCCATGCTGAACATCCTGGGGATGTCTTAAGCTATGGACAACGATACGGCAGCCTAATTAACATGAAGATTGAAAATATGAGAGAGCAGCATACAAGCATTGTTGGTCAAGAAGCTGCTCCAAAGAAGGCAAAGCCAGAACCAAAGAAGGAAAAAGAAGAATTCGGTATTGTTACAGTAGCAATGGGATCTGGAATTGCTGAGCTATTCAGAAGTATTGGGGCTAGTGAAGTCATTGAAGGCGGACAAACTATGAACCCAAGTACTGAAGATATTGTAAAGGCAATTGAGAAGGTCCATGCAAAGAAGGTTCTTGTACTTCCAAATAACAAAAACATTATTCTTGCAGCGGAACAAGCGGCTGAGATTGTGGATATTCCAGTAGCTGTCGTTCCAACGAAGACAGTACCACAAGGATTATCTGCGCTACTTGCATTTAACCCAATGGGTTCTTTAGAAGATAATAAAGAATCTATGGTTGAAGCAACTGAACATGTCAAAACAGGTCAAGTAACATATGCTGTTAGAGACACAGTTATTGATGGGTTAGAGTTAGAAACTGGCGATTTCATGGGAATCGAAGATGGTAAGATAAAAGTGAAATCAAAAGAAAAGCATGATGCAGCTATACAGCTATTAAATGAAATGTTAGATGATGATTCTGAGATTCTTACTATTCTACAAGGTGAAGAGGCATCTCAGGAAGAACTCGATCAAGTCATTCAATATGTAGAACAGAACTTTGAAGATGTAGAAATTGAAGTTCATAATGGAAACCAGCCATTATATCCATTTATTTTTTCAGTTGAATAA
- the sdaAA gene encoding L-serine ammonia-lyase, iron-sulfur-dependent, subunit alpha: protein MLFRNVAELVELAESQNKKISEIMIEQEIAMTRRTREEILGQMDRNLEVMEKAVERGLEGVQSHSGLTGGDAVLIQKYIQKGKTLTGATILDAVSKAVATNEVNAAMGTICATPTAGSAGVVPGTLFAVKDKLNPTREEMVRFLFTSGAFGFVVANNASISGAAGGCQAEVGSAAGMAAAAIVEMAGGTPSQSAEAMAITLKNMLGLVCDPVAGLVEVPCVKRNAMGAANAMVAADMALAGVTSRIPCDEVIDAMFKIGQSMPTALKETAQGGLAATPTGRELEAKIFGIALNKRDK, encoded by the coding sequence ATGCTATTTAGAAATGTTGCAGAATTAGTAGAGCTGGCAGAAAGTCAAAACAAAAAAATTAGTGAAATCATGATTGAACAAGAAATCGCCATGACTCGAAGAACTCGCGAAGAAATTCTTGGACAAATGGATAGAAATCTAGAGGTTATGGAAAAAGCAGTTGAAAGAGGACTTGAAGGGGTTCAATCACATTCAGGTTTAACAGGTGGCGATGCAGTCCTCATTCAAAAATATATACAAAAAGGTAAAACACTAACAGGCGCAACCATTTTGGATGCAGTAAGTAAGGCAGTTGCAACAAACGAAGTGAATGCAGCAATGGGAACTATTTGTGCTACCCCTACTGCTGGCTCAGCGGGAGTAGTACCTGGTACACTTTTTGCTGTTAAAGATAAATTGAACCCAACACGTGAAGAAATGGTTCGTTTCTTATTTACTTCTGGTGCATTTGGGTTTGTGGTAGCGAACAATGCATCTATTTCAGGTGCTGCAGGAGGCTGCCAGGCTGAAGTAGGTTCTGCAGCAGGAATGGCCGCAGCAGCGATTGTGGAAATGGCAGGTGGAACACCGAGCCAATCCGCGGAAGCGATGGCCATTACTTTAAAAAACATGCTAGGATTAGTTTGTGACCCTGTCGCAGGATTAGTTGAAGTACCATGTGTGAAGAGAAATGCTATGGGGGCAGCAAATGCAATGGTGGCGGCAGACATGGCTTTAGCAGGTGTAACGAGCAGAATTCCATGCGATGAAGTGATAGATGCCATGTTCAAGATTGGCCAATCGATGCCGACTGCATTAAAAGAAACGGCACAAGGAGGGTTAGCAGCGACACCAACTGGTAGAGAGCTAGAGGCAAAAATATTTGGTATCGCTCTTAACAAACGTGACAAATAA
- the sdaAB gene encoding L-serine ammonia-lyase, iron-sulfur-dependent subunit beta — protein MKYKSVFDIIGPVMIGPSSSHTAGAARIGRMARTLFGREPKWANIHLYGSFAETYKGHGTDVAIIGGLLDFDTFDERIIQAKELSKQKGIKVRFIEEDAVTDHPNTARILIGDDDGELEIVGISIGGGKVEITELNGFELRLTGSDPAILVVHNDRFGAIASVSNVLASHEINIGHMDVSRKEKGKQALMTIEVDQFIEDSVIDELSKLPNIINVTRIVD, from the coding sequence ATGAAATATAAAAGTGTCTTTGATATAATTGGTCCTGTCATGATTGGTCCATCCAGCTCACATACTGCTGGTGCAGCCCGTATTGGAAGAATGGCGCGTACGTTATTTGGGCGTGAACCAAAGTGGGCCAACATTCACTTATACGGTTCTTTCGCAGAAACCTATAAAGGGCATGGGACCGACGTAGCCATTATAGGTGGTTTACTTGATTTTGATACATTTGATGAACGAATTATACAAGCAAAAGAGTTATCGAAGCAAAAAGGGATAAAGGTTCGATTCATAGAAGAAGATGCTGTGACAGACCACCCGAATACAGCGCGTATTCTTATAGGCGATGATGACGGTGAACTTGAAATCGTTGGAATTTCTATTGGTGGCGGTAAAGTGGAAATCACAGAATTAAATGGATTTGAATTAAGACTAACGGGTAGTGATCCAGCCATTTTGGTTGTTCATAATGATCGATTCGGTGCGATTGCAAGCGTTTCCAACGTATTAGCTAGTCACGAGATCAACATTGGACACATGGATGTTTCTCGTAAAGAAAAAGGGAAGCAAGCTCTAATGACCATTGAAGTGGATCAATTTATCGAAGACTCGGTGATTGACGAATTGTCAAAACTTCCAAACATTATAAATGTTACTAGAATTGTAGACTAA
- the recG gene encoding ATP-dependent DNA helicase RecG produces the protein MTNKLLVPVSEVKGIGEKIEAQLNELGIFTVHDLIEYAPFRYEDYRLRDLSEVRHDERITIEGKVHSEPSVMYFGRRKSRTVVRLLAGNVLIKIVWFNQPYLKNKFEINQIITVTGKWDQHRQTLTAQTWKVGSSRESDSFQPVYPIKGDIKVFEMRKWIQQAMKQFSGEIDEFLPEYMLKKYKLLNRRRAFLALHLPQNEQDLKQARRRFVYEEFLLFQLKIQSLRKIEKEQSGGKPIAYSTSKLKDFMNSLPFELTSAQKKVVKEILSDLKSPTRMNRLLQGDVGSGKTVVAAIALFAASTAGFQGALMVPTEILAEQHANSLFDLLQPHGVEVALLTGAVKGKKRKELLERLKAGEINVLIGTHALIQDDVEFANLGLVVTDEQHRFGVEQRKILREKGYHPDVLFMTATPIPRTLAITAFGEMDVSTIDQMPAGRKQIETYWAKPNQLDRILIGMEKELQQGQQAYVICPLIEESDKLDVQNAIDVHALLSQHFHNRYKVGLMHGRLTSDEKDEVMRAFAANEVQVLVSTTVVEVGVNVPNATFMLIYDAERFGLSQLHQLRGRVGRGEHQSYCILLADPKGETGQERMKIMTETTNGFELSERDLELRGPGDFFGKKQSGLPEFKYADMIHDYRALETARSDAAQLIESKAFWESEEFRPLLEKLEESGAFAAKSFD, from the coding sequence GTGACAAATAAGCTATTAGTTCCAGTTTCTGAAGTAAAAGGTATTGGTGAAAAGATTGAAGCCCAGCTGAATGAGCTGGGTATTTTTACCGTTCATGATTTAATTGAATATGCACCTTTTCGCTATGAGGATTATAGATTACGTGATTTATCTGAAGTCCGCCATGACGAAAGGATTACGATAGAAGGGAAGGTTCATAGTGAACCTTCTGTTATGTATTTTGGTCGAAGAAAGTCACGTACAGTCGTACGACTTTTAGCTGGGAATGTATTAATTAAAATCGTGTGGTTTAATCAACCTTATTTAAAAAATAAGTTTGAAATCAACCAAATTATAACGGTCACGGGTAAGTGGGATCAACATAGACAAACTCTAACAGCTCAAACCTGGAAAGTTGGTTCATCTCGAGAAAGTGATAGTTTCCAACCGGTATATCCAATTAAAGGGGATATCAAAGTCTTTGAAATGAGAAAGTGGATTCAACAAGCGATGAAGCAGTTTTCTGGTGAAATTGATGAGTTTTTGCCTGAGTATATGCTGAAGAAGTACAAGCTACTTAATCGAAGAAGAGCCTTTTTGGCCCTCCATCTTCCTCAGAATGAACAGGACTTAAAACAGGCTAGAAGACGGTTTGTATATGAGGAATTTCTTCTGTTTCAGTTGAAAATCCAAAGCCTACGTAAAATTGAAAAAGAACAATCAGGTGGGAAACCTATTGCCTATTCAACTTCTAAATTAAAAGATTTTATGAATTCTTTACCTTTTGAACTCACTTCGGCACAAAAGAAAGTGGTTAAAGAAATTTTAAGTGATTTAAAATCCCCAACTAGAATGAATCGGCTGCTGCAAGGTGATGTTGGATCCGGGAAAACAGTGGTTGCTGCCATTGCTCTTTTTGCAGCAAGTACAGCTGGATTTCAGGGTGCGCTTATGGTGCCAACAGAAATATTAGCTGAACAACATGCCAATTCTTTATTTGATTTACTACAACCGCATGGAGTAGAAGTTGCTTTATTGACTGGTGCGGTAAAAGGGAAAAAAAGAAAAGAACTTTTAGAAAGATTGAAAGCTGGGGAAATCAATGTCCTAATCGGTACCCATGCTTTAATCCAAGATGATGTTGAGTTTGCCAATCTAGGTTTAGTCGTAACGGATGAGCAGCATCGCTTTGGTGTAGAACAGAGAAAGATTTTAAGAGAAAAAGGGTATCATCCAGATGTTCTCTTTATGACAGCTACACCCATTCCTAGAACATTAGCGATAACTGCATTTGGAGAAATGGATGTGTCTACCATTGACCAAATGCCTGCGGGAAGAAAGCAAATTGAGACATATTGGGCAAAACCTAATCAGTTAGACCGCATATTAATCGGTATGGAGAAAGAGTTACAGCAAGGTCAGCAAGCGTATGTGATCTGCCCACTCATTGAGGAATCAGATAAATTAGACGTGCAAAATGCAATTGATGTACATGCGTTGTTAAGTCAACATTTTCATAATCGCTACAAGGTTGGACTTATGCATGGTAGACTTACTAGCGATGAAAAAGATGAAGTCATGCGAGCTTTTGCGGCAAACGAAGTACAGGTATTAGTATCAACAACAGTGGTGGAAGTAGGAGTTAATGTGCCAAACGCTACCTTTATGCTTATCTATGATGCTGAAAGATTTGGACTTTCTCAGTTACATCAGCTAAGAGGTCGTGTTGGACGAGGTGAACATCAGTCTTACTGTATCCTACTGGCTGACCCAAAAGGTGAAACTGGCCAAGAACGTATGAAGATAATGACTGAGACAACCAACGGGTTTGAATTAAGTGAACGTGATTTAGAACTACGTGGCCCTGGAGATTTCTTCGGGAAGAAACAAAGTGGATTACCTGAATTCAAATATGCGGATATGATTCATGATTACCGTGCATTGGAAACCGCCCGATCAGATGCAGCGCAGCTTATAGAGTCCAAAGCATTCTGGGAAAGCGAAGAATTCAGACCACTGCTTGAAAAACTAGAGGAATCGGGAGCGTTTGCGGCTAAGTCTTTTGACTAG
- the rsgA gene encoding ribosome small subunit-dependent GTPase A — translation MPEGKIMKALSGFYYVKVNDQTYQCRGRGVFRKNKVTPLVGDTVEFQADNEREGYILDVKSRKNELVRPPISNVDQAIIAFSAVEPDFNAVLLDRFLVLIEYKQIHPVIVMTKMDLANDKVKQAMEIIAQDYRQIGYDWIFTSTEDNVGLDQLTPYLKEKISVVAGQSGVGKSSLLNAINPELELKTNDISTHLGRGKHTTRHVELIPIADGFVADTPGFSSLDFDEIELEDLPFCFPEMAEIGEGCKFRGCLHLNEPKCAVKQAVETGEIPKYRYDHYMSFSQEIKDRKPRY, via the coding sequence ATGCCTGAAGGCAAGATCATGAAAGCTTTAAGTGGATTCTATTATGTAAAAGTGAATGATCAAACCTATCAATGCAGGGGTCGTGGCGTATTTAGAAAGAATAAGGTTACTCCTTTAGTCGGTGATACAGTTGAGTTCCAAGCTGATAATGAGCGTGAGGGTTATATTTTAGATGTAAAGAGTAGAAAGAATGAACTTGTTCGCCCTCCTATTTCAAATGTAGACCAAGCAATCATTGCATTTTCAGCAGTAGAACCAGATTTTAATGCTGTGTTGTTAGACAGATTTCTTGTACTAATCGAGTATAAGCAAATACACCCGGTTATTGTAATGACTAAAATGGATTTGGCCAATGATAAAGTCAAGCAAGCCATGGAAATTATCGCACAAGATTACCGCCAAATCGGGTATGACTGGATTTTTACATCTACGGAAGATAATGTAGGTCTTGACCAGTTGACCCCTTACTTAAAAGAAAAAATCAGTGTAGTTGCCGGTCAATCAGGTGTAGGAAAATCATCTCTATTAAATGCTATAAATCCTGAATTAGAGCTAAAAACAAATGATATTTCGACACATTTAGGAAGAGGTAAACATACAACTAGACATGTCGAACTCATTCCAATAGCAGACGGGTTTGTGGCAGATACACCAGGCTTTAGCTCCTTGGATTTTGATGAAATCGAGCTAGAGGATTTACCATTTTGCTTTCCCGAGATGGCCGAAATAGGTGAGGGTTGTAAGTTTAGAGGTTGCTTACATCTGAACGAACCGAAGTGTGCAGTCAAACAAGCGGTTGAGACAGGTGAAATACCAAAATACCGTTATGATCACTACATGTCATTTTCACAAGAAATAAAAGATAGAAAGCCGAGGTATTAA
- a CDS encoding Asp23/Gls24 family envelope stress response protein, whose amino-acid sequence MSIELKTKYGQIDISNEVIATIAGGAAVECFGIVGMASKKQLKDGIAEILKKENFTKGVVVRQEGDQVHIDMYTIVSYGTKISEVAHNVQNTVKYTLNKTVGLSVDSVNIFVQGVRVSNP is encoded by the coding sequence ATGTCCATTGAATTGAAAACAAAGTACGGTCAAATCGATATATCTAACGAAGTCATTGCTACCATTGCAGGAGGCGCAGCGGTGGAGTGCTTTGGAATTGTTGGAATGGCCTCAAAGAAGCAGCTTAAAGATGGAATTGCCGAAATCTTAAAAAAGGAAAACTTTACAAAAGGTGTTGTGGTCCGTCAAGAAGGCGATCAAGTACATATCGATATGTATACGATTGTGAGCTATGGTACGAAAATCTCAGAAGTAGCACACAATGTACAGAACACTGTGAAGTATACACTTAACAAAACGGTGGGGCTTTCTGTCGATTCCGTTAATATTTTCGTGCAGGGCGTGCGCGTTTCGAACCCGTAG
- the rpmB gene encoding 50S ribosomal protein L28, with protein MPKKCVVTGKKASFGNARSHAMNANKRKWGANLQKVRILVNGKPKKVYVSARALRSGKVERV; from the coding sequence ATGCCAAAAAAATGTGTAGTTACAGGTAAAAAGGCGAGCTTCGGTAATGCTCGTTCACACGCTATGAACGCAAACAAACGTAAATGGGGCGCGAACTTACAAAAGGTTCGTATTCTTGTTAACGGTAAACCTAAAAAGGTATATGTTTCTGCTCGTGCACTTAGATCAGGCAAAGTAGAACGCGTATAA
- the spoVM gene encoding stage V sporulation protein SpoVM, which produces MKFYTIKLPKFLGGIVRAMLGTFKKN; this is translated from the coding sequence ATGAAATTTTACACGATTAAGCTTCCGAAGTTTCTTGGTGGGATTGTAAGGGCAATGCTGGGAACCTTCAAAAAAAATTAA
- the rpe gene encoding ribulose-phosphate 3-epimerase codes for MKPIRVAPSILSADFAKLGEEVKEVEALGADWIHVDVMDGHFVPNITFGALVVDAIRPVTKLPLDVHLMIDNPDQYVEVFAKAGADCISVHVEACKHLHRTIQTIKQLGVKCGVVLNPATPVELIQHVIEDIDFVLLMTVNPGFGGQHFIPQVLPKIRKVREMANSINSELEIEVDGGVTEETAKLCREAGANILVAGSAIYGAEDRKAAIEAIRGETSALS; via the coding sequence ATGAAACCTATCAGAGTTGCACCTTCCATTCTTTCAGCTGATTTTGCAAAATTAGGAGAAGAGGTAAAAGAGGTTGAAGCACTCGGAGCAGATTGGATTCATGTTGATGTTATGGACGGTCATTTTGTTCCTAATATAACATTTGGAGCACTAGTAGTAGATGCTATTAGACCTGTAACAAAGCTTCCTCTAGATGTTCATTTAATGATTGACAATCCAGATCAATATGTAGAGGTTTTTGCGAAAGCAGGAGCAGATTGTATCTCTGTACATGTTGAAGCATGCAAACATTTACATCGTACGATTCAAACCATTAAACAATTAGGTGTAAAATGTGGTGTCGTTCTGAACCCTGCTACACCGGTTGAATTGATTCAGCACGTGATAGAGGATATAGATTTTGTTCTTCTAATGACTGTTAATCCTGGCTTCGGCGGACAACATTTTATTCCACAGGTGTTGCCGAAAATTAGAAAAGTTCGTGAAATGGCTAATTCTATAAATAGTGAACTTGAGATTGAGGTCGACGGTGGAGTTACGGAAGAAACAGCAAAGCTTTGCCGAGAAGCGGGAGCAAATATACTTGTAGCTGGCTCAGCCATTTACGGTGCCGAGGATCGGAAAGCAGCAATAGAAGCCATTCGAGGAGAAACGTCAGCTCTTAGCTGA